The DNA region TCGATTTTGTGGCCATGCTTTCAGCGGGGCTCTGTATGGGGTTCGGGGCCGTGGGACCATCCATCGGTTCCGGAATTGCGGCCGAGTCGGCCATCATCGGAGTCAGGAATCACAGGGACCCGCCCAGTTCGGTAGGCCTGCTGACCAGGGTCATGCTCCTGGGCCAGGCGGTGGCTCAGTCCACAAGCATCTACGCCATGGTTGTGGCGTTTGTACTGATAATGTTGAGGTAATTGCGAACAGGATGTACGAGAAGCGCGCATCCTGGGGTGGGGGTGGAGCCATGCGGATTCACTCCGACCGACGAGACGGTCAATGTTTAAACTGAATTACTTCAGGAGGAACAAAAATGGATGGAATAAGCGGAGCGGAATTGATCAGAGCGGCAGCCTTACTCGGCGCGGGCATCTCCATGGGGTTCGGCGCCATAGGCCCGGGCGTCGGTGAGGGTTTTGCGGCCGGCAAGGCCTGCGAGGCTATCGGTAAAAACCCGGATGAGGCCGGACTCCTTACGCGAACCATGCTGGTGGGACAGGCTGTTTCCGAGTCCACCGGGATCTACGCCCTCGTGGTAGCCCTTCTCCTCATCTTCGTAGTCAAGGGATAGGATGCCGCAGCGGGCTTCGAGGGGAAAAACTGTTGACAGGCAAAGGCCGTTTTATTACTTTTATGCACTCTTTGATCCCCATTACGTATTTTGTGCCCGGATAAGCGGAGGCGCGCTTGGTTAGCATCAACTTCACCTTATTTGTCCAGCTGGCTAACTTCCTGATTCTGCTGGTTGTTCTCAACTTCCTGCTATTCAAGCCGATTCTCCGGGTGCTTGATGAACGTGAGAAGCTCGTGAAGGACGCGGCGGAGATCAAGGAACGGTTAAGCGGGCTGGCGGATGAAAACATTGCCAGATACGAATCACAACTCCTGTCCGCCAAGCAGGAATCCATGTCCATAAGGACGGCTTCCCGGAGCGAGGCGCTTGGTGAATTCCGCAAGATTCTTCAGGACACCAAGGAGGAAAATGCAAAGGAGCTTGATATCGCCCGAAAAACATTGGCTGCCCAGGCCGAGGAATCCAGAACAGTGCTCAAGACGGAGGCAGAGAACCTGGCCGACAAGGTCGCCGCAAAGCTGTTGGGCCATAACATGGGAGGAAGGGCGTGATGTCAAAAAGAACAGTCCGGACCCTCCTGCTGGTAGCCTGCTGTCTTATGATCCCCGCCGTCTCCATGGCTGCGGGAGGTGAAGGTGCCGATGGGGGTGGAGGCGGGCGGGCGATTTACGATCTTGTCATGCGGTTCGTGAACTTTGCCATCCTGCTCGGGGTCCTTATATATTTTACACGTAAACCTATTGTGGAGGGCATCAAGGGGAGCATAGAATCGATCCGCAAGCTTCTCAATGAGGCCGAGGTGTCCAGAAAAGAGGCCGAGATCAAGATGAAAGAGGCCGAGGAGCGCCTGGCGCGGGTGGATCAGGAGACGGAGGCGCTTATCCAGGCCGCCAAGAAGGAAAGTGAAATCGAAAAGGAAAGGATCCTGCGCGAAGCGGAGATGGCGGTGGAAAGGCTCAAGAAAGAGGCCAAGCTGTCCATCCGGCAGGAACTGAAGAAATCGCAGGAGATTCTGAGGAAAGAGGTCGCCGACACAGCCGTGACTATCGCAGAGGAGATCATACGGAAAAAGATAACCCCGGAGGATCACCATAGGTTTGTTGACGAATATCTGAATGATCTGGAGGCAGTCAAGCAGTGATCGGTCAAGTTCTCGCAAGGCGTTATGCCCGGGCAATAATGGATCTGGCGACGGAAAAGGGTCTTGTCGGCGAGATCGGGGAGGACCTGAAAAACATCGCGAGTCTCTTTACCACCAGCCCCGATCTGGAAAATGTCTTCTCCGATCCAACCGTTCCCCATGCCGCAAAGGAGAAAGTCCTCAACAGTATCTTCGAAAAGATCAACGTCAGGGAGTTGGCCGGAAGGTTCGTGTCGGTACTGCTTGAAAAGAACAGGATCGACGGGATCGGCGAAATTGCGGAAGCATACCAGCATCTTTACGATCTGGAAGAAAACCGTATCAGAGCGAGGGTGGTCGTTGCCGCGCCTCTTGGCGATCGTGATACGAAAAGGGTCCATGACGCGCTTTCTAAACTTTCGGGCAAGGAAATCGTCCTGCAGGTTGAGGTTGACGAGAGCATTGTGGGAGGAATGGTGGCCTACGTTGGGGGCCGGGTTTACGACGGAAGCATAAGCAATCAGCTGCAGCAGATAAAAGATACCCTAAGCACGGGGAGATAGACCGAATGCGAATCAGAGCGGAAGAGATCACCGAGATAATCAAGAAGCAGATCGAAGGGTTCGAGAAATCCATCGATGTAAAGGAAACCGGAATCGTCCTGTCTACCGGCGATGGCATCGCCCGGGTGCATGGCCTTGAAAACGCCATGGCCGGAGAGCTCGTGGAGCTGCCCGGCGAAGTCTTCGGAATGATTCTGAACCTGGAGGAGGATAACGTCGGCATCGTTCTTTTTGGTGAGTACCAACTCATCAAAGAGGGCGACATCGTCAAACGTACCGGCCGGATCGTAGAAGTGCCGGTCGGCGAGGGGCTGTTGGGCAGGGTTGTCAATCCTCTGGGGCAGCCAATAGACGGGAAGGGGCCCATCGAGACCGATGCCACCCGCCTGGTCGAGGTTATCGCGCCAGGTATTGTCAAGAGGCAGCCGGTCAAGGAACCGCTCCAGACAGGTTTGAAATCGGTTGACTCCATGATTCCCATCGGCCGCGGTCAGAGGGAGCTGATCATCGGTGACCGTCAGACGGGCAAGACCGCTATCGCCATCGATACCATTATCAACCAGAAAACCGCCGCAGACCCCGTGATCTGTATCTATGTTGCCATCGGGCAGAAAGAATCCACAGTAGCGCGGGTTGTCGCCGACCTGGAGGAGCGCGGTGCCATGGATTACACCATCGTGGTTTCCGCCTCCGCGAGCGAGCCGGCGCCTCTTCTGTTTATCTCGCCATTTGCAGGATGCGCCATGGGAGAGTATTTCCGAGACAAAGGGGAGCACGCTCTCCTTATATATGACGATCTTTCCAAACACGCTGTTGCCTATCGGCAGATGTCCCTTCTCCTAAGACGGCCTCCGGGGCGCGAGGCATATCCCGGAGATGTTTTTTACCTGCACTCCAGGCTGCTGGAGCGAGCTGCCAAGTTAAACGATGAGATGGGTGGAGGTTCACTGACGGCGCTCCCGATAATCGAGACCCAGGCCGGAGATGTTTCGGCATATATCCCCACAAACGTCATCTCCATTACCGATGGACAGATTTTCCTGGAGTCGGATCTGTTCTACTCAGGGGTCCGCCCCGCCATCAATGTTGGTATTTCGGTCTCCCGGGTAGGTGGGGCGGCGCAGGTCAGAGCAATGCGGCAGGTCGCAGGTCGACTGCGCCTGGAATTGGCCCAGTACAGGGAAATGGCGGCTTTCGCCCAGTTCGGATCCGACCTTGACAAGACGACCCAGAGGCAGCTCGCACGCGGTGAACGACTGGTGGAGGTGCTCAAACAGGACCAATATGTTCCCATGCCGGTGGAAAAGCAGGTTCTGACCATCTTCTCAGCGACAAACGGGTATCTTGACGACTATCCTGTGGAGGTTATCGGCAAGTATGCTGAGGAGATGGTGCGTTTTATGGAAAACCGCCACCCTCGCATTCTCAAGGATATCAAAGAAAAAGGAAAGCTCGACGATGACCTTCAGGCCACGATGAAAAACGCCCTCGATGAGTTCAAAAACGAGTTCGTCTACGAATAGGGAGAGAGTTTTACCATGGCGAACTTAAGGGACATACGCCGGCGCATTGACTCGGTAAAGAGCACACAGCAGATCACCAAGGCCATGAAGATGGTTGCGGCATCCCGGCTTCGCCGGGCGCAGGATTCTATTCTTGCCTCCAGGCCCTATGCCCTCAAGATGCTGGAGGTCCTGTCAAGCCTGGCCCTGAGGACCAATCCCAATGCCCATCCTCTTCTCGTGACGCGCGATCCCAAAAAGGTCGAACTGCTGGTCATCACCTCTGATCGCGGGCTATGCGGAGCTTTTAATTCCAGCATCCTGCGGTCGGCCGAACGTTTCATGGCGGAACATCCCGAGTGGGAATTCTCCTTGAACATCGTGGGCCGAAAAGGGATGGACTTCTTTAAAAGGCGCAACATA from Deltaproteobacteria bacterium includes:
- the atpE gene encoding ATP synthase F0 subunit C produces the protein MDGISGAELIRAAALLGAGISMGFGAIGPGVGEGFAAGKACEAIGKNPDEAGLLTRTMLVGQAVSESTGIYALVVALLLIFVVKG
- a CDS encoding ATP synthase F0 subunit B; protein product: MVSINFTLFVQLANFLILLVVLNFLLFKPILRVLDEREKLVKDAAEIKERLSGLADENIARYESQLLSAKQESMSIRTASRSEALGEFRKILQDTKEENAKELDIARKTLAAQAEESRTVLKTEAENLADKVAAKLLGHNMGGRA
- the atpF gene encoding F0F1 ATP synthase subunit B; translation: MSKRTVRTLLLVACCLMIPAVSMAAGGEGADGGGGGRAIYDLVMRFVNFAILLGVLIYFTRKPIVEGIKGSIESIRKLLNEAEVSRKEAEIKMKEAEERLARVDQETEALIQAAKKESEIEKERILREAEMAVERLKKEAKLSIRQELKKSQEILRKEVADTAVTIAEEIIRKKITPEDHHRFVDEYLNDLEAVKQ
- the atpH gene encoding ATP synthase F1 subunit delta, with protein sequence MIGQVLARRYARAIMDLATEKGLVGEIGEDLKNIASLFTTSPDLENVFSDPTVPHAAKEKVLNSIFEKINVRELAGRFVSVLLEKNRIDGIGEIAEAYQHLYDLEENRIRARVVVAAPLGDRDTKRVHDALSKLSGKEIVLQVEVDESIVGGMVAYVGGRVYDGSISNQLQQIKDTLSTGR
- a CDS encoding F0F1 ATP synthase subunit alpha; translation: MRIRAEEITEIIKKQIEGFEKSIDVKETGIVLSTGDGIARVHGLENAMAGELVELPGEVFGMILNLEEDNVGIVLFGEYQLIKEGDIVKRTGRIVEVPVGEGLLGRVVNPLGQPIDGKGPIETDATRLVEVIAPGIVKRQPVKEPLQTGLKSVDSMIPIGRGQRELIIGDRQTGKTAIAIDTIINQKTAADPVICIYVAIGQKESTVARVVADLEERGAMDYTIVVSASASEPAPLLFISPFAGCAMGEYFRDKGEHALLIYDDLSKHAVAYRQMSLLLRRPPGREAYPGDVFYLHSRLLERAAKLNDEMGGGSLTALPIIETQAGDVSAYIPTNVISITDGQIFLESDLFYSGVRPAINVGISVSRVGGAAQVRAMRQVAGRLRLELAQYREMAAFAQFGSDLDKTTQRQLARGERLVEVLKQDQYVPMPVEKQVLTIFSATNGYLDDYPVEVIGKYAEEMVRFMENRHPRILKDIKEKGKLDDDLQATMKNALDEFKNEFVYE